From one Mya arenaria isolate MELC-2E11 chromosome 4, ASM2691426v1 genomic stretch:
- the LOC128231949 gene encoding solute carrier family 45 member 3-like, translating to MGLNDKDWGKDIRVRARTSSTEGMVPESIIPVLPTNIPIPEMVGIGLKGNEKKIGLLQIFLLNAVVCGVEICACAGFTYIPPMLLKAGYTEENMSIILGLGPLLGFFLVPIIGRASDRCRSKFGRRRPFIVGLSILLIMSLILIPYGEKLCRELFGTGAMAKSMTLLLLTMSVVLLDFTSQACLTPCEALLSDASHGTDQHERAFIVYSLMVSLGGFIGYLITALDWNATTIGLFFKTQERSVFSLLIILFALLLIATLIAARESPFMGPETVKNNRPKNEANDTLLEIGCNGGESGYDTNGSENGSKIVTPKDLPSVQPISRTPRYTASPKFGINSLLTCRLFAAICNLCRLIWINIHEKLPEPVQKLCEIPHVLRHLALAHFFSWTAVMGFNLFFTDFVANAVFFGNPNAPEDSELRIRFDNGVRMGSWGLLLHCITSAVYALFVEKIVARFGCRLTYSIGMGSFVFAMCGIVLFRSVMFVNLMAAMTGIAYATVTTIPYILVTKYHSDKQAYFFETPQVAARGVATDMATLDSAYFLAQVVLSCIMGYIVYMTGSVLSYMVTAGVMGVLSLYFIQNVITSHQDLNVLKQSLNVL from the exons ATGGGATTAAATGATAAGGATTGGGGAAAAGATATTCGAGTGCGTGCTCGCACAAGTTCAACCGAAGGCATGGTTCCAGAAAGTATTATTCCGGTTCTTCCCACGAACATTCCCATTCCGGAAATGGTCGGCATCGGGCTAAAAGGAAACGAGAAAAAAATCGGTCTTTTACAGATATTTTTACTGAACGCTGTTGTGTGTGGTGTGGAAATATGTGCGTGTGCTGGATTCACCTACATTCCACCAATGTTGTTAAAGGCTGGATATACAGAGGAGAATATGAGCATAATATTAGGTCTGGGTCCTTTGCTAGGTTTTTTTCTTGTTCCAATAATTGGCCGAGCAAGTGATAGATGTAGGAGCAAGTTTGGACGAAGACGACCATTTATTGTTGGATTATCAATACTCTTAATAATGAGTTTAATATTAATTCCATATGGGGAGAAATTGTGTAGGGAATTATTTGGAACTGGTGCAATGGCAAAAAGTATGACGTTGTTATTGTTAACTATGAGCGTTGTTTTGTTGGATTTTACGAGCCAAGCTTGCCTAACGCCTTGCGAAGCATTGTTGTCAGATGCTTCACATGGGACAGATCAACATGAGCGtgcttttattgtttattcCCTTATGGTTAGTTTAGGAGGATTTATAGGTTATCTCATAACAGCTTTAGATTGGAATGCAACAACCATAggattatttttcaaaacccaAGAACGCTCAGTATTTTCATTGTTGATCATTTTGTTTGCACTCTTATTGATAGCAACTCTGATTGCAGCAAGAGAATCACCATTTATGGGACCAGAAACAGTCAAAAATAACCGACCAAAAAACGAAGCCAATGATACACTTTTAGAAATCGGATGTAATGGTGGTGAATCAGGCTATGACACAAATGGATCAGAAAATGGCAGCAAAATTGTTACACCAAAAGatttaccatcagttcaaccAATCTCAAGAACTCCTCGATATACGGCATCACcaaaatttggaataaattcATTGTTAACATGCAGATTATTTGCTGCCATATGTAATTTATGTCGTTTGATATGGATAAACATTCATGAAAAGCTACCAGAGCCTGTTCAAAAGTTATGTGAAATTCCACATGTTTTACGTCATCTTGCGCTTGCTCATTTCTTTAGCTGGACAGCAGTGATGGGATTCAACTTATTTTTCACTGACTTTGTTGCAAATGCTGTTTTTTTCGGAAATCCTAATGCACCAGAAGACTCTGAATTGCGTATCCGATTCGACAATGGTGTCAGAATGGGAAGTTGGGGCCTCTTGTTGCACTGCATCACATCAGCTGTGTATGCGCTGTTTGTAGAAAAAATTGTAGCAAGATTTGGCTGTAGGCTTACATACTCCATAGGGATGGGTTCATTTGTGTTTGCCATGTGCGGGATAGTGCTGTTTCGCAGCGTGATGTTTGTGAACTTAATGGCAGCCATGACGGGAATAGCCTATGCAACTGTCACTACCATTCCATATATTCTGGTCACCAAGTACCACAGTGATAAACAG GCATACTTCTTTGAAACCCCACAAGTGGCAGCGAGGGGTGTGGCCACAGACATGGCGACACTGGACAGTGCCTACTTCCTGGCACAAGTCGTCCTCTCTTGCATCATGGGATACATTGTGTACATGACCGGCTCGGTCCTCTCCTACATGGTGACGGCTGGAGTGATGGGGGTCTTGTCTCTGTACTTTATACAAAACGTGATCACCAGTCATCAAgatttaaacgttttaaaacaGTCACTTAATGTGTTATGA